In Rhizophagus irregularis chromosome 12, complete sequence, a single window of DNA contains:
- a CDS encoding uncharacterized protein (SECRETED:cutsite_INA-VP; SECRETED:prob_0.9218); SECRETED:SignalP(1-21), which produces MNRNYIFVFILLVATFSMINAVPHQLRKRETKFGPCGAESLTVNIVPDPPVSEKPVTYTGSGTLKFNNIIAGKTIFAIGYGDTAGKLLSDPYYQNFTESYNAGEPFTITAKNVPTPKLPKTYVIEVDIFDIIDNPKAPLYACASTTVGGTPGEEVYPIAGYPIAGYPIAERS; this is translated from the coding sequence atgaaccggaattatatttttgttttcattttattagtagctACATTTTCCATGATCAATGCCGTTCCACACCAACTTCGTAAAAGAGAAACTAAATTTGGACCATGTGGTGCTGAATCACTCACTGTAAATATCGTCCCTGATCCTCCTGTTTCTGAAAAACCTGTGACTTACACTGGTTCCggtacattaaaatttaataatataatcgcAGGAAAAACCATATTTGCAATTGGATATGGTGATACGGCCGGTAAACTCTTAAGTGACCcctattatcaaaattttactgaGTCATATAACGCAGGAGAACCATTTACAATTACTGCAAAAAATGTTCCAACACCTAAACTTCCTAAAACGTACGTTATTGAAGTTgacatttttgatataattgataatccAAAAGCCCCATTATATGCCTGTGCATCTACTACAGTTGGAGGAACTCCTGGAGAAGAAGTTTACCCTATTGCTGGTTACCCTATCGCTGGTTATCCAATCGCCGAGCGTTCCTAA